Proteins encoded in a region of the Tripterygium wilfordii isolate XIE 37 chromosome 21, ASM1340144v1, whole genome shotgun sequence genome:
- the LOC119990236 gene encoding E3 ubiquitin-protein ligase KEG-like, with amino-acid sequence MKVPCCSVCQTRYNEEERTPLLLQCGHGFCRECLSRMFSASQDTTLPCPRCRHVSVIGNSVQYLRKNYALLALIQSNAAAAVNDNTDDDEDGEGVDDKEDGEINGYGDVGRRSHGCHASSSGTACGPVLELGKHQEVKLVRKIGEGRRAGVETWAAVIGGTHGRCRHRVVVKKVALSEEMEVDWVQGQLDNLRRATMWCRNICTFHGAVRMDGSLGLVMESCYGSVQSEMQHNEGRLTLEQILRYGADVARGVAELHAAGVVCMNIKPSNLLLDASGCAVVSDYGLAAILKKPACRKPQTQCESSKIHSCMDCTMLSPHYTAPEAWEPVKKSLNLFWDDAIGISAESDAWSFGCTLVEMCTGFVPWAGLSAEEIYRAVVKAKKQLPQYASVVGVGIPRELWKMIGDCLQFKPSRRPTFSAMLAIFLRHLQELPRSRPASPNNGFAKNSVSNVTESSLTPDFEVLQSNPNHLHRLVSEGDVHSVRDILAKAASGHGTVSISMLLEAQNTDGQTALHLACRRGSAELVGAILEYAEANVDILDKDGDPPLVFALAAGSPDCVRALIEKGANVRSRLREGFGPSVAHVCAYHGQPDCMRELLLAGADPNAVDDEGESVLHRAVAKKYTDCTLVILENGGCMSMAILNSKNLTPLHLCVATWNVPVVRSWVQIASPEERAYAIDIPSPVGTALCMAAALKKDHETEGRELVRLLLDAGADPTAQDSQHGRTALHAAAMANDVELVKIILDAGVDPNIRNVRKTIPLHVALARGANSCVELLLSAGADYNLQDDDGNNAFHIAADAAKMIRENLEWLIVMLKNPDAAVEVRNHNGKTLRDFLEALPREWISEDLMEALTERGVHLSPTTFEAGDWVKYKRTVTNPTYGWQGANHRSVGFVQSVLDKDNLSVSFCSGEARVLTDEVLKVIPLDRGHYVQLKPDVKEARFGWRAPARDSIGTVLCVDDEGILRVGFPGASRGWKADPAEMDRVEEFKVGDWVRIRPTLTTAKHGFGHATPGSIGIVYCIRPDGSLLLELSYLPNPWHCEPEEVEHVTPFRIGDKVCVKRSVAEPRYAWGGETHHSVGRISEIENDGLLIMEIPNRPIPWQADPSDMEKVEDFKVGDWVRVKASVSSPKYGWEDITRKSIGVIHSLEEDGDMGIAFCFRSKSFSCSVTDVEKVPPFEVGQEIHVMPSITQPRLGWSNESPASVGKIVRIDMDGALNVRVAGRDSLWKVSPGDAESLSGFEVGDWVRSKPSLGTRPSYDWNTIGKESLAVVHSVQDTCYLELACCFRKGRLVTHYTDVEKVPCFKVGQHVRFRPGLVEPRWGWRGAQPHSRGILTSVHADGEVRVAFSGLSVFWRGDPTDLEVELMFEVGEWVRLRVNAHNWKSIGPGSVGVVQGKGYEGHAWDGTTFVGFSGEQEKWVGSASVLERVDKLMIGQKVSVKLSVEQPRFGWSGHSHESIGTISAIDADGKLKIYTPVGSKTWMLDPSEIVVVKEEEICIGDWVRVKASVSAPTYQWGEVSHSSIGVVHRMEGGELWVAFCFMDRLWLCKAWEMERVRAFKVGDKVRIREGLVSPRWGWGMETHASKGHVVGVDANGKIRIKFQWREGRAWIGDPADIVLDES; translated from the exons ATGAAGGTGCCGTGTTGTTCTGTGTGCCAAACGCGTTACAACGAGGAGGAGAGGACTCCGTTGCTGCTTCAATGCGGGCACGGGTTCTGCAGGGAGTGTCTTTCGAGGATGTTCTCAGCATCGCAGGATACGACACTTCCTTGTCCACGGTGTCGCCACGTTTCAGTGATTGGGAATTCGGTGCAGTACTTGCGCAAGAACTATGCTCTGCTCGCTCTTATACAGTCCAACGCCGCCGCTGCAGTGAATGATAATACTGATGATGACGAGGATGGTGAGGGCGTTGATGATAAGGAGGATGGGGAAATTAATGGATACGGTGATGTGGGGCGGCGAAGCCATGGGTGTCATGCTTCGAGTTCAGGAACTGCGTGCGGACCTGTGCTTGAGCTCGGGAAGCACCAAGAGGTGAAGCTGGTAAGGAAGATTGGAGAAGGAAGACGAGCGGGAGTAGAGACGTGGGCTGCAGTGATCGGTGGGACCCATGGTCGGTGCAGGCACCGTGTAGTTGTGAAAAAGGTGGCATTGAGTGAGGAGATGGAGGTGGATTGGGTGCAAGGGCAGCTGGATAACTTGCGGCGTGCGACAATGTGGTGCAGGAATATATGCACTTTTCATGGCGCTGTGAGGATGGATGGGAGTTTGGGGCTTGTAATGGAGAGTTGTTACGGGTCTGTGCAGTCTGAGATGCAGCACAATGAAGGGAGACTCACACTGGAGCAGATATTAAG ATATGGGGCAGATGTTGCAAGAGGGGTTGCTGAACTCCATGCAGCAGGTGTTGTTTGTATGAATATAAAACCGTCCAATCTTCTTTTGGATGCAAGTGGTTGTGCAGTGGTCTCTGATTACGGACTTGCTGCGATCCTGAAAAAACCTGCCTGCCGAAAACCTCAAACACAGTGTGAGTCTTCGAAAATTCATTCGTGTATGGACTGTACAATGCTCAGTCCACATTACACTGCTCCAGAGGCTTGGGAACCAGTGAAGAAGTCATTGAATCTATTCTGGGATGATGCCATCGGTATATCTGCTGAGTCAGATGCATGGAGTTTTGGTTGTACATTGGTGGAGATGTGCACAGGCTTTGTTCC GTGGGCCGGTTTGAGTGCAGAAGAAATTTATCGAGCTGTTGTCAAGGCTAAAAAACAGCTTCCCCAGTATGCAAGTGTAGTAGGTGTTGGAATCCCTAGGGAATTGTGGAAGATGATTGGTGACTGCCTGCAGTTCAAGCCATCAAGAAGACCGACTTTTAGTGCAATGTTGGCAATATTTCTTCGTCACTTGCAGGAACTCCCACGCAGTCGCCCTGCGAGTCCTAATAA CGGTTTTGCGAAAAATTCTGTATCAAATGTGACAGAATCATCTCTCACACCTGATTTTGAGGTTTTACAGAGCAATCCGAATCATCTACATCGTCTTGTTTCTGAAGGGGATGTGCACAGTGTTAG GGATATACTGGCAAAGGCGGCATCAGGACATGGTACTGTCTCAATATCTATGCTATTAGAAGCACAGAATACTGATGGCCAAACTGCTCTCCACTTAGCTTGCAGACGTGGTAGTGCAGAACTTGTGGGGGCAATATTAGAGTATGCAGAGGCAAATGTGGATATTTTGGATAAAGATGGAGATCCTCCTCTTGTTTTTGCTTTAGCAGCTGGTTCGCCGGATTGTGTCCGTGCTCTTATTGAGAAAGGGGCTAATGTTAGATCTAGGTTGAGGGAAGGCTTTGGCCCATCTGTTGCCCATGTCTGTGCCTACCATGGCCAGCCTGATTGCATGCGA GAGTTGCTTTTGGCTGGAGCTGATCCCAATGCAGTGGACGATGAAGGTGAATCCGTACTCCACAGAGCTGTGGCCAAGAAGTATACTGATTGTACCCTTGTCATATTGGAAAATGGTGGCTGTATGTCAATGGCTATTCTAAATTCAAAAAATCTGAC ACCATTACACTTGTGTGTTGCGACGTGGAATGTTCCCGTCGTAAGAAGTTGGGTGCAGATTGCATCCCCAGAAGAGAGAGCCTATGCGATTGATATACCAAGCCCCGTTGGCACTGCATTATGTATGGCTGCTGCTCTAAAGAAGGATCATGAAACTG AGGGGAGAGAATTGGTCCGCTTGTTGCTCGATGCTGGAGCAGATCCAACTGCCCAAGATTCTCAACATGGGCGAACAGCTTTGCATGCGGCTGCTATGGCTAATGATGTGGAGTTGGTTAAA ATAATTCTTGATGCTGGAGTGGACCCGAACATTAGGAATGTGCGCAAGACGATACCACTTCATGTAGCATTGGCTAGAGGGGCCAATTCATGTGTGGAGTTGCTTTTATCTGCTGGTGCAGATTACAATTTGCAG GATGATGATGGCAACAATGCTTTCCATATTGCAGCAGATGCAGCAAAAATGATTCGTGAAAATCTAGAATGGCTCATTGTTATGCTTAAAAATCCTGATGCTGCAGTTGAAGTTAGAAATCACAA CGGTAAGACTCTACGTGACTTTCTGGAGGCCCTTCCCCGGGAATGGATTTCTGAAGATCTGATGGAGGCACTTACAGAGAGGGGAGTGCATCTGTCTCCAACAAC ATTTGAAGCGGGGGATTGGGTTAAGTATAAAAGAACTGTCACAAATCCTACATATGGGTGGCAAGGTGCGAACCATAGAAGTGTGGGCTTTGTGCAAAGTGTCTTGGACAAGGACAATCTCAGTGTCTCCTTTTGTTCTGGAGAGGCTCGTGTATTGACAGATGAAGTTTTGAAGGTGATTCCATTGGACAGGGGACATTATGTCCAGCTTAAACCTGATGTCAAAGAGGCAAG GTTTGGCTGGCGTGCTCCTGCACGAGACAGCATTGGTACAGTCTTATGTGTTGATGATGAAGGGATCTTGCGTGTTGGATTTCCAGGCGCATCCCGTGGCTGGAAAGCTGATCCTGCAGAAATGGACAGGGTCGAAGAATTCAAAGTTGGGGACTGGGTTCGTATTCGCCCCACTCTTACGACTGCGAAGCATGGATTTGGACATGCAACACCTGGGAGCATTGGTATAGTGTATTGCATCAGGCCAGACGGTAGTTTGTTGCTAGAGTTGAGCTATCTTCCAAATCCATGGCATTGTGAACCTGAGGAGGTTGAGCATGTTACCCCGTTCAGG ATTGGTGACAAGGTATGTGTGAAGCGATCTGTTGCTGAACCTAGATATGCTTGGGGTGGTGAGACTCATCATAGTGTTGGGCGTATCAGCGAGATAGAGAATGATGGGCTCCTAATTATGGAAATTCCTAATCGACCTATACCATGGCAGGCTGATCCATCTGACATGGAAAAGGTTGAAGATTTCAAG GTTGGGGATTGGGTTAGAGTGAAAGCTTCCGTATCTTCTCCAAAATATGGTTGGGAGGACATTACTCGGAAGAGCATTGGGGTGATTCATAGCTTGGAGGAGGATGGTGATATGGGTATTGCCTTTTGTTTTAGAAGCAAATCTTTCAGTTGTTCTGTGACTGATGTGGAAAAGGTACCTCCTTTTGAAGTTGGACAAGAAATTCATGTGATGCCATCCATTACACAGCCACGTCTTGGATGGTCAAATGAAAGTCCAGCATCTGTCGGAAAAATTGTGAGAATTGACATGGATGGAGCTTTGAAT GTGAGAGTTGCTGGAAGAGACAGCTTGTGGAAGGTGTCTCCTGGAGATGCGGAAAGTCTTTCGGGATTTGAAGTTGGTGATTGGGTACGTTCAAAACCAAGCCTAggaactagaccaagttatgactggAACACTATTGGCAAAGAAAGCTTAGCAGTAGTGCATAGTGTCCAAGACACTTGTTATCTCGAGCTGGCTTGCTGTTTCCGCAAAGGGAGGTTGGTCACTCATTACACAGACGTTGAGAAAGTTCCATGTTTTAAAGTTGGGCAGCATGTTCGGTTTCGACCTGGACTGGTTGAACCACGGTGGGGCTGGAGGGGGGCACAGCCTCATTCACGAGGCATTCTAACTAGTGTTCATGCGGATGGAGAAGTAAGAGTTGCATTCTCTGGTTTGTCAGTGTTTTGGAGAGGTGATCCTACAGATCTCGAGGTAGAGCTGATGTTTGAAGTGGGAGAATGGGTAAGACTGAGGGTAAATGCCCATAATTGGAAATCCATTGGACCCGGTAGTGTCGGTGTTGTTCAAGGAAAAGGGTATGAGGGACATGCATGGGACGGAACCACTTTTGTTGGGTTTTCTGGGGAGCAAGAAAAATGGGTGGGGTCGGCATCCGTTCTTGAAAGAGTGGACAAGCTCATGATTGGGCAGAAGGTTAGTGTCAAACTCTCTGTAGAGCAGCCAAGATTTGGATGGTCAGGTCATAGCCACGAAAGCATTGGAACCATATCAGCAATTGATGCTGATGGAAAGCTAAAAATATATACGCCAGTTGGTTCCAAAACGTGGATGCTTGATCCATCAGAAATTGTGGTAgttaaggaagaagaaatctgcaTTGGAGACTGGGTTAGGGTTAAGGCGTCGGTTTCAGCCCCAACATATCAGTGGGGAGAGGTGAGCCATTCAAGCATTGGGGTGGTGCACCGCATGGAAGGTGGGGAACTATGGGTGGCATTCTGCTTTATGGACAGGCTATGGCTTTGCAAAGCATGGGAAATGGAACGAGTTAGGGCATTCAAAGTAGGGGACAAGGTGAGAATTAGAGAAGGGCTGGTGTCACCTCGATGGGGGTGGGGAATGGAGACTCATGCAAGCAAGGGGCATGTGGTTGGTGTAGATGCAAATGGAAAGATAAGAATTAAGTTTCAGTGGAGAGAAGGGAGGGCGTGGATTGGAGACCCTGCCGATATTGTTCTTGATGAGAGCTAA